A genomic stretch from Shewanella woodyi ATCC 51908 includes:
- a CDS encoding porin family protein, which yields MKLNSLLTAGILLAVSTPAFAAKDLGFYLGGQANQTSLEDNIGVLDESAKGLGVYGGYNFNDSFGIEAGFFATDSFVDEVDVRMAAFSLSPVIRHAFTDSVTGYLKAGLVLNRIYSDDDEVDESYQGTGWLFGAGVDVTITESLALRVFYEINETEPENSELDNYYADISLVQYGIGLHYRF from the coding sequence ATGAAACTCAACTCTCTGTTAACTGCTGGTATATTACTGGCAGTATCAACACCTGCTTTTGCCGCTAAAGATCTGGGCTTTTATCTAGGTGGTCAAGCGAATCAAACTAGCCTTGAGGATAACATCGGTGTTTTAGATGAGTCTGCTAAGGGTCTAGGAGTCTATGGTGGTTATAACTTCAATGACAGCTTTGGTATAGAGGCGGGTTTTTTTGCAACCGATAGCTTTGTCGATGAGGTTGATGTTCGTATGGCGGCGTTTTCTCTCTCTCCAGTCATACGGCATGCTTTTACTGACAGTGTGACTGGCTATTTGAAAGCGGGACTCGTGCTTAACCGAATCTACAGTGATGATGACGAGGTTGATGAGAGTTATCAAGGCACTGGTTGGCTGTTTGGTGCTGGCGTCGATGTCACTATCACTGAATCTTTGGCGCTAAGGGTGTTTTATGAGATTAATGAAACAGAGCCTGAAAACAGCGAGCTGGATAATTATTATGCCGACATCAGCCTAGTCCAATATGGCATAGGCTTGCATTATCGTTTCTAG
- a CDS encoding FG-GAP and VCBS repeat-containing protein has protein sequence MLRKTALSLLLLVTAACGGGGESSDNGSNSGTTTPVSVTNDITGTWLEYVEEFDCKEVYQFYSDSTFSVQTGGEFIEGVFTFENTVSTGQAHKLELTFESQNGEADCQGDRGNIVGQIATLFIKFNSDHQLSFYASVDAVEVITELDRNVPIDTNPLSTAILAGERASISLIQESYQLINPQLLYGPQGMTFDANGVIHWQPDNLFFTREQEYNFAISAENSIEDKLLVVRVVDDLAQQPLVRTGIEIPYSSNNLWVADFDGDGKNELLSSSSEGVISLLSHTGASYRQEWVYPYAPIGDSRTLKTVAQDINHDNRTDIIVLSDHGLYRITDLSKPMETIYEDETLTFLDVGGNDNSNASSDDLVMLTFGTMGHQVHLINANTGKIKFSYSVSAATTQVRLANVDEDEQLELVTNSGYVFDSISGENEWLFFSGFGDDISLGDIDGDGVAEIVGAPRWGKVSVYSVISKSLLFDMTTERDNICTVKTANIDSDPDSEILIGNCQWGYIYAVDVQEEKPVEVWRLDLIEHSSSSIVTGDIDNDGADEIVWGSGHTSSGPDIIAVADLGVEPQIAWSSEIEQQLLRFTSSGWGQISPGNFSTVFVAPSSSSHSGQRIIVMDNLGELRFSDETASNWNRSKHAKVIDYNHDGYADIFLGSSDLYDGFLLVKELDTFRTLWGGEGEQSKDYGIIESLDVDGDGQEDLLAVSGTRIQLLDVTEQRLFDEKVFGSHITDLLIFERDGINYLSVSTYSEVIIYEVSNSKLIQRTRENIYCERIGYRTSDASLICSEGTGYNKITSYDLDLVPRVSIALDEEVTDFIVVDDNALVASRSGVYSNEEKFYISEVDLTTGKIIWQGPNLLGPIYPRSLHFINKTDSFDRNRLTFSTENAMYLTR, from the coding sequence ATGTTAAGGAAGACGGCTTTAAGTTTACTATTGTTAGTCACTGCAGCATGTGGAGGCGGTGGGGAGTCATCTGATAATGGTTCTAACAGTGGTACTACTACACCTGTCAGTGTAACAAATGATATTACAGGAACCTGGCTAGAGTACGTTGAAGAGTTTGACTGTAAAGAGGTCTATCAATTTTATTCTGATAGCACATTTAGCGTACAAACAGGTGGGGAGTTTATTGAGGGAGTATTTACTTTTGAGAATACAGTTTCAACTGGTCAGGCGCATAAACTGGAGTTGACTTTTGAAAGTCAAAATGGGGAAGCTGATTGCCAAGGCGACCGCGGAAATATCGTGGGTCAAATAGCGACATTGTTTATTAAATTTAACAGTGATCATCAACTCAGCTTCTATGCATCAGTAGATGCTGTAGAGGTAATTACTGAACTAGATCGTAATGTGCCAATTGATACGAATCCACTATCTACGGCTATTCTCGCAGGTGAACGGGCAAGTATAAGCCTTATCCAAGAAAGCTATCAGTTAATAAACCCGCAATTACTTTATGGCCCACAGGGGATGACATTCGATGCTAATGGTGTGATTCATTGGCAACCAGACAACTTATTTTTTACTCGTGAACAAGAATATAATTTTGCAATTTCTGCTGAAAATAGTATTGAAGACAAACTATTAGTTGTTAGGGTTGTTGACGATTTGGCGCAGCAACCGTTAGTAAGAACTGGCATTGAAATCCCTTATTCGAGTAATAACTTATGGGTCGCTGACTTTGATGGGGATGGTAAAAATGAATTGTTATCTAGCAGTTCGGAGGGGGTGATAAGTTTATTGTCTCATACTGGTGCGAGCTATAGGCAAGAGTGGGTTTATCCCTACGCGCCTATAGGTGATTCTAGGACACTCAAAACTGTAGCGCAGGATATTAATCACGATAATCGAACTGATATTATTGTTTTGTCCGATCATGGTCTTTATAGAATAACTGATTTGTCTAAACCAATGGAGACAATATATGAGGACGAGACGCTCACATTTTTAGATGTCGGTGGTAATGATAATTCAAACGCGAGTTCAGATGATTTAGTTATGCTCACATTTGGGACGATGGGGCATCAGGTTCACTTAATAAACGCAAATACTGGTAAAATAAAATTTAGCTACAGCGTGTCTGCTGCAACAACACAAGTTAGATTGGCAAACGTAGATGAAGACGAGCAATTAGAGCTAGTGACTAACTCTGGCTATGTTTTTGATAGCATTTCAGGTGAGAATGAATGGCTATTTTTTTCCGGGTTTGGAGATGATATCTCACTTGGCGATATAGATGGTGATGGAGTTGCTGAAATTGTCGGGGCACCGCGTTGGGGCAAGGTCAGTGTTTATAGTGTTATATCTAAGTCTTTACTTTTTGATATGACAACTGAGAGAGATAATATTTGTACGGTAAAAACAGCTAACATTGACAGTGATCCTGATAGTGAAATTCTCATTGGTAACTGCCAGTGGGGATACATCTATGCGGTAGATGTTCAAGAAGAAAAGCCTGTAGAAGTGTGGCGTTTAGATTTAATTGAGCATAGTTCATCTTCAATTGTTACAGGTGATATCGATAATGATGGTGCGGATGAAATTGTTTGGGGTTCAGGACATACATCAAGTGGTCCTGATATTATAGCTGTTGCAGATCTTGGGGTGGAACCACAAATTGCTTGGAGTAGTGAGATAGAGCAACAATTATTAAGGTTTACCTCATCGGGTTGGGGTCAAATTTCTCCAGGTAATTTTAGTACCGTTTTTGTTGCACCGAGTTCTAGCAGCCATTCTGGCCAGCGAATTATTGTGATGGATAACCTGGGAGAATTACGTTTCAGTGACGAAACTGCCTCTAACTGGAATAGATCCAAGCATGCCAAAGTGATCGATTATAACCATGATGGTTATGCTGATATTTTCTTGGGTTCATCTGACCTTTATGATGGTTTTTTATTGGTAAAAGAACTTGATACCTTTAGAACGCTTTGGGGAGGAGAGGGAGAGCAATCAAAAGATTATGGTATTATAGAATCCTTAGATGTCGATGGTGATGGTCAAGAAGATCTGCTTGCGGTGAGCGGAACACGTATTCAATTACTTGACGTTACAGAGCAGCGATTATTTGATGAGAAGGTTTTTGGCAGCCATATAACTGATCTATTGATTTTTGAAAGAGACGGTATTAATTACTTATCAGTCAGTACCTATTCAGAAGTAATCATTTATGAAGTGAGTAACAGCAAGCTCATACAGAGGACCAGAGAAAACATTTATTGCGAACGAATTGGCTACCGAACTTCTGATGCAAGTCTTATTTGTAGTGAAGGTACTGGCTACAATAAAATAACTAGCTACGATCTCGATTTGGTACCTCGTGTAAGTATTGCCCTTGATGAAGAAGTTACTGACTTTATTGTCGTCGATGACAATGCATTGGTGGCATCAAGGAGTGGTGTTTATAGCAATGAAGAAAAGTTTTATATTTCAGAGGTTGACTTAACTACGGGAAAAATAATTTGGCAAGGACCAAATTTACTCGGGCCCATATATCCTCGGTCACTTCATTTTATAAATAAAACAGATTCTTTTGACCGAAATAGACTCACATTTTCAACTGAAAACGCTATGTACTTAACACGATAA
- a CDS encoding alpha/beta hydrolase-fold protein: MLKTLMFSLSLLFVLVLNIASVNAQSSAGQELITTLDVATSYSDKPITFNVTLPPSYFNNKDKRYLVLFDFHPRSQAYLNGMHDWMSHNGDWPWLETIIVTAPDGDKTLGELKELAIEERGDTKLLDFMELALLPTIDKQYRTNGFRIMNGFTGNAGLGLYTLLNRPELFNAYFVASPVLSKDFAFVIKDAPKKLAAMKGKPRFLFMSTSDSGFEQRQLASFAEMETIIKATASPALEYHIKRFDGSYYMTQPILATAYGIELLFNDYHKMLEPDSEISSKGPQAILAHYQYLTDEKYGFEVPATASLIALAKYEADKGGKTAKNKAIAIYQVAVDAYPHSHTAHHALAQAYAEVGEFERAVTHEKLALKNTDHPFWRNKYTERLVELEVRKKAM; encoded by the coding sequence ATGCTAAAAACGCTAATGTTTAGCCTGAGCTTACTTTTTGTACTTGTGCTAAATATCGCTTCGGTTAATGCTCAAAGCAGTGCTGGACAGGAGCTAATCACTACGCTTGATGTCGCCACTTCATACTCTGATAAGCCTATCACTTTTAATGTGACCTTACCTCCGAGTTACTTTAATAACAAAGATAAACGTTATCTTGTGCTATTTGACTTTCATCCCCGTAGTCAGGCATATCTTAATGGTATGCACGATTGGATGAGCCACAATGGTGATTGGCCATGGTTGGAAACGATTATCGTCACCGCGCCCGATGGCGATAAAACTCTGGGTGAATTAAAAGAGTTAGCCATTGAGGAGAGAGGCGATACTAAGCTGCTCGACTTTATGGAGTTGGCACTATTACCGACTATCGATAAGCAGTATAGAACCAATGGCTTTCGGATCATGAATGGCTTTACTGGTAATGCTGGACTTGGCCTCTATACCTTGCTTAACCGACCAGAGCTGTTTAATGCATACTTTGTCGCAAGCCCTGTATTAAGCAAAGATTTTGCTTTTGTTATTAAAGATGCACCGAAAAAACTGGCAGCAATGAAAGGGAAGCCACGTTTTCTGTTTATGAGCACTAGTGACAGTGGCTTTGAGCAGAGGCAATTGGCTAGCTTTGCTGAGATGGAGACCATAATAAAAGCCACGGCTTCGCCAGCGTTGGAATACCATATTAAACGTTTTGATGGCAGCTATTACATGACTCAACCTATTTTGGCGACAGCCTATGGTATTGAGTTACTCTTTAATGATTACCATAAGATGCTTGAGCCTGATTCAGAGATATCAAGTAAAGGCCCACAAGCGATACTTGCTCATTATCAATATCTTACTGATGAAAAGTATGGGTTCGAAGTGCCTGCAACGGCCTCTCTCATTGCCCTTGCTAAGTATGAAGCTGATAAAGGCGGTAAAACGGCAAAAAATAAAGCGATAGCCATCTATCAAGTTGCCGTGGATGCATATCCTCACTCACATACTGCCCACCATGCTCTTGCACAAGCTTATGCTGAAGTGGGAGAGTTTGAAAGGGCTGTTACGCATGAAAAGCTAGCTTTGAAAAATACAGACCACCCCTTTTGGAGGAATAAATACACCGAGAGGTTAGTCGAATTGGAAGTAAGAAAAAAAGCGATGTAA
- a CDS encoding LytR/AlgR family response regulator transcription factor translates to MLKVLIVDDEYLARLELTRLLSKYVDIEIVGEAEDGHQALELLKKTSVDLAFVDIQMPEMDGLEFAKQAESQQFQLVFCTAFSEHAVDAFELNAFDYIVKPIMPERLEAVLNKVRLIQETHDETEQDDIQCLPDNHGLLLKFGSDYKIVRINEICRFESLGNHVAVYSDSGKSYLHISLSKVEKKLDPAVFFKASRSDIVRVDQIDKIEEGMASGSLQVHMNNGQEIDVSRRQVQLLRKIFSIDSF, encoded by the coding sequence ATGTTAAAAGTACTAATCGTTGACGATGAGTATTTAGCTCGCTTAGAGCTAACCCGTCTATTAAGTAAGTATGTCGATATTGAAATTGTTGGCGAGGCGGAAGATGGACATCAGGCACTAGAACTATTAAAAAAAACCTCTGTTGATTTAGCCTTTGTTGATATACAGATGCCGGAGATGGATGGCCTTGAGTTTGCTAAGCAGGCTGAGTCTCAGCAGTTTCAGTTAGTTTTTTGTACCGCATTTAGTGAGCATGCGGTAGATGCGTTTGAGCTGAATGCATTTGATTATATTGTTAAACCAATTATGCCTGAGCGGCTAGAGGCTGTATTAAATAAAGTCCGTCTTATACAGGAAACCCATGATGAGACTGAACAGGATGATATTCAGTGCTTACCAGATAATCATGGCCTGTTATTGAAGTTTGGTTCCGATTATAAGATTGTCAGAATCAATGAAATTTGCCGTTTTGAGTCTTTGGGAAATCATGTGGCTGTTTACTCTGATTCAGGTAAATCTTACCTCCATATCTCACTCTCTAAAGTAGAGAAGAAGCTTGATCCCGCAGTTTTTTTTAAAGCCAGTCGTAGCGATATTGTCCGTGTTGATCAAATTGACAAAATTGAGGAGGGAATGGCATCTGGAAGCTTGCAGGTGCATATGAACAATGGGCAAGAGATCGATGTTAGTCGAAGACAGGTTCAGCTATTACGTAAGATATTTAGTATCGATAGTTTCTGA
- a CDS encoding sensor histidine kinase, with the protein MSSTVEPNWFVNYYRNSRNTSKSYRAAMLIMFWLHFILTWSVMLSLIEVPDRHYNDIILRSFLEASLLVAVCHCLIRPYLRMNLIGSSVDIKGSLKGLLYVALISFIYFLSSYSMGQMSFLKGTDISQIQVITQKGELGGEVTLLAIAIIGTLESFATLFLWSVAYLVWQFHKNKKELQVQVNESQIQQLTNQLSPHFLFNTLNSIRALIFADQEKAAEVITLLSDLLRNQMQSQIQIQSTLEQDWLLTSKYLAIEKVRFDKRLELTVDLDESTLLEQIPTLTLLTLAENAIKHGISTSSKPGFIHIKSQTITPNMWRLSVTNSVYSPKDQPGTRVGLHNVKKRLELMFARQYKFASALDNEQFTVSMELPHVKSTNR; encoded by the coding sequence ATGAGTAGCACTGTTGAACCTAATTGGTTTGTAAACTATTACCGAAATAGCCGTAATACAAGTAAGAGTTACCGTGCAGCCATGCTTATTATGTTTTGGCTGCATTTTATTTTGACTTGGTCTGTGATGCTTTCGCTCATCGAGGTTCCAGATCGCCACTATAACGACATTATCCTCCGCTCTTTTCTAGAAGCTTCATTACTTGTCGCTGTATGCCATTGCTTGATTAGACCCTATCTCAGAATGAATTTAATCGGTTCAAGTGTGGATATTAAAGGTTCACTTAAAGGACTCCTATATGTCGCTTTAATCTCCTTTATCTATTTTTTGTCTTCCTACAGTATGGGACAGATGAGCTTTTTAAAAGGAACAGATATTAGTCAAATCCAAGTGATTACTCAAAAAGGAGAGTTGGGTGGAGAAGTAACCCTATTAGCCATCGCTATTATCGGTACTTTAGAGTCTTTCGCGACCCTATTTTTATGGAGTGTTGCTTACCTTGTATGGCAGTTTCATAAGAATAAGAAGGAGTTGCAGGTTCAAGTTAATGAAAGTCAAATTCAGCAGCTAACTAATCAATTAAGCCCGCACTTTCTGTTTAATACCTTAAATAGCATTAGAGCGTTAATTTTTGCTGATCAAGAAAAAGCAGCTGAAGTTATTACTCTTCTTTCTGATCTTCTACGAAATCAGATGCAGTCACAAATTCAAATTCAGTCAACTTTAGAGCAAGACTGGTTACTCACCTCTAAATATTTAGCTATTGAGAAAGTACGTTTTGATAAGCGATTAGAGTTAACCGTGGATCTTGATGAGAGTACTCTGCTGGAGCAGATCCCGACACTAACTTTACTGACATTAGCGGAGAATGCCATAAAACATGGTATCTCAACTAGTAGCAAGCCTGGTTTTATCCATATTAAGAGTCAGACTATAACGCCAAATATGTGGCGCTTGTCTGTTACAAATAGTGTTTACTCCCCTAAAGATCAACCTGGTACACGAGTTGGCCTACACAATGTAAAAAAACGATTAGAGTTGATGTTTGCCAGACAATATAAGTTTGCCAGTGCTTTAGATAATGAGCAATTTACCGTTTCAATGGAGCTTCCCCATGTTAAAAGTACTAATCGTTGA
- a CDS encoding ABC transporter permease, with amino-acid sequence MAAIESIFAHSFRSALTTLGIIIGVAAVITVVSIMEGLSQGVGNQLKDLGSDMVTIKAHTNTELEMLGVTNQLTYDDYLLIKSKVPGIKEIAAKMRAFSFGSEARFGQYSTHTQVIGTESDYQNVVNIFPLEGRFLSNTDDIKRRRVVFVGSSVLKKLNLPQHPVGEFILLGGEWFKVIGVAETRGSLFGFDQDNYIIAPFSTIRSLNGSDRTNNIDIVFRPEAGVDLTLLNERVRNLLRSKYRLTEQDQDFFEFETAERTRKQFSDITDSITYVAAGVVGISLIVGGIGIMNIMLVSVTERTKEIGIAKALGATSRIILTQFLVEASVLALFGGIVGILLGYLLAGVVFMFMPVIGSLSVPTWAIWLALGFSGTIGVVFGIAPAIKASKLDPIDALRYE; translated from the coding sequence GTGGCTGCGATTGAGTCTATTTTTGCCCATAGTTTTAGAAGTGCACTGACCACACTAGGTATTATCATTGGTGTTGCTGCTGTAATTACTGTTGTTTCTATTATGGAGGGGTTGAGCCAAGGTGTTGGCAACCAACTTAAGGATTTAGGCAGTGATATGGTGACCATAAAAGCCCACACCAATACAGAACTAGAGATGCTTGGGGTAACGAATCAGTTAACCTATGACGATTACCTGTTAATTAAGAGTAAGGTGCCTGGTATTAAAGAGATTGCAGCTAAAATGCGAGCATTTAGTTTTGGTTCAGAGGCGAGGTTTGGTCAATACAGTACTCATACACAAGTTATTGGTACAGAAAGTGATTATCAAAATGTAGTGAATATTTTTCCACTCGAGGGGCGTTTTCTTTCGAATACTGATGACATAAAACGTAGACGAGTTGTATTTGTTGGTAGTTCCGTGTTAAAAAAGTTAAATCTTCCGCAACATCCTGTTGGTGAATTTATATTGTTGGGAGGTGAATGGTTCAAAGTTATTGGTGTTGCAGAAACTAGAGGAAGCTTATTTGGCTTCGATCAAGATAACTATATTATCGCACCTTTCAGCACTATACGTTCATTAAATGGATCGGATCGCACCAATAATATTGATATTGTTTTTCGCCCTGAAGCGGGGGTTGATTTAACTTTGCTAAATGAAAGAGTTCGTAATTTATTAAGAAGCAAATATCGATTAACCGAGCAAGACCAAGATTTTTTTGAATTTGAAACCGCTGAGAGAACACGTAAACAATTTAGTGATATTACAGATTCTATTACCTACGTTGCTGCCGGAGTTGTTGGTATTAGTCTAATTGTTGGTGGCATAGGGATTATGAACATCATGCTTGTATCTGTTACAGAGAGAACCAAAGAGATTGGGATAGCAAAAGCGCTTGGTGCTACCTCCAGAATTATTTTGACTCAATTTTTAGTTGAGGCCAGTGTATTAGCTCTTTTTGGAGGGATTGTCGGTATCTTATTAGGTTACCTGCTTGCTGGTGTTGTATTTATGTTCATGCCTGTCATTGGTTCTTTGTCAGTACCTACATGGGCTATTTGGCTTGCACTTGGTTTTAGTGGAACAATTGGTGTTGTATTTGGTATTGCTCCTGCAATTAAAGCTTCAAAACTGGATCCGATAGATGCCTTACGCTATGAGTAG
- a CDS encoding ABC transporter ATP-binding protein — translation MHHSKPVIQLKGVTKTYQIGDEGYTALKGVDLSIHTNEFVAITGPSGSGKSTLMNILGCLSTPTTGAYQLNSQDVANYDEDKLAHVRNYSIGFIFQSFNLLPRQSILQNVIHPLKYRAMSSKERKSRALNALEKVGLGDKVKSLPSQLSGGQRQRVAIARALVTEPEILLGDEPTGNLDSKTTQEIMALFDQLHAQGQTIVLVTHEQDIAEHCQREIRLVDGLLASDVSKSKVEWGLAC, via the coding sequence ATGCATCACTCTAAACCTGTTATCCAATTAAAAGGTGTGACTAAAACTTATCAAATTGGTGATGAAGGTTACACCGCGTTGAAAGGTGTCGACCTCTCTATTCATACTAATGAGTTTGTTGCTATTACTGGTCCTTCGGGGTCAGGAAAGTCTACCTTGATGAATATTCTTGGGTGCCTGTCGACGCCAACAACTGGTGCTTATCAACTTAATAGTCAAGATGTGGCTAATTATGATGAGGATAAATTAGCTCACGTTAGAAACTATTCTATCGGGTTTATTTTCCAAAGTTTCAACTTGTTACCTAGACAGAGCATATTACAAAACGTGATACATCCTCTTAAGTACCGTGCTATGTCATCGAAAGAACGTAAAAGCCGAGCTTTGAATGCTTTAGAGAAGGTTGGACTTGGAGATAAAGTTAAGTCACTTCCGAGTCAGTTGTCTGGAGGACAGAGACAAAGAGTTGCCATAGCGAGAGCTTTAGTGACGGAGCCTGAAATATTGTTAGGTGATGAACCAACAGGAAACCTGGATAGTAAGACAACCCAGGAGATTATGGCGTTATTTGATCAGCTACACGCTCAAGGTCAAACAATTGTATTGGTGACCCATGAGCAAGATATTGCAGAGCATTGTCAGCGAGAGATTCGATTGGTCGATGGGCTATTAGCATCGGATGTATCAAAGAGTAAAGTGGAGTGGGGGTTAGCATGCTAA